The genomic window GCATCTGCTTTGGTCTTGGCATCCTGCTGTTCTGTGGCAGTCTCTATATACTGGCGCTCAGCGGTATCCGCTGGCTGGGTGCGGTGACGCCGCTGGGCGGCCTGGCTTTTCTGGCCGGCTGGTTGATGCTGGGTCTGGCTGCGTGCCGGTTCAGCGCTTCAAAACAATAATTGCGGCAGCGGCTCGTCTGAGCTGGCCGAAAGAAAGATTGGAATTGGATCAATGCGAATAGTGCTAAACGGTGACACCATGGAGCTGCGGGATGACTGCAGTCTTGCTGACCTGGTTGAACAACTGGGGCTGGTCGGCAAGCGTTTTGCGGCCGAGGTCAACATGGAAATAGTCCCGCGCAGCCAGCATGTGGCGCTGCGCCTGAACGACGGCGACCAGATCGAGATCGTGCAGGCTATTGGCGGCGGCTGAGTATCGCTGCGAAGATCCCTTAATACACTACGAACGGTGGAGACGGAATGTCAGAGCAATTACGCCATGACCCGCTGATTATCGCGGGCAAAGAGTACAGTTCCAGGCTGCTGGTAGGCACCGGCAAATACCGGGACCTTGATGAAACCCGCCGGGCGATCGAAGCCAGCGGTGCGCAAATTGTCACGGTTGCCGTGCGCCGCACCAACATCGGCCAGAATCGCGACGAGCCCAATCTGCTCGACGCCGTTTCGCCGGAAAAATACACCATCCTGCCCAATACGGCCGGTTGCTACACGGCTGAAGATGCGGTGCGTACCTGCAAGCTGGCGCGCGAGCTGATGGACGGCCACGACCTGGTGAAGCTGGAAGTGCTGGGCGACCAGAAAACCCTGTACCCCAATATCGTCGAGACCCTCAAGGGTGCCGAGATGCTGGTCAAGGATGGCTTCAAGGTCATGGTGTACACCAATGATGACCCCATCGTTGCCAAGCAGCTCGAAGAGATGGGCTGCATCGCCGTGATGCCGCTGGGCTCCCTGATTGGCTCGGGCCTGGGTATCCTCAACCCGCATAACATTCGTCTCATCATGGAAGCGGCCAATGTGCCTATTCTTGTGGATGCCGGTGTAGGCACCGCCTCAGACGCCGCTCTGGCCATGGAAATGGGCTGCGCAGGCGTACTGATGAACACCGCCATTGCCGGCGCCCGCGATCCGCTGCTGATGGCGTCGGCCATGCGCAAGGCCATCGAAGCCGGGCGCGAGGCCTATCTGGCCGGCCGCATGCCGCGCAAGAAGTACGCCAGCGCGTCTTCCCCCATGGACGGCATTATCTAATGCAGCAGCGGGCGCCCGGCAAGCCGGTCGTCCGCCGTCACGCAAAATCTGTAACTCGTTAACCTAAGTAAGCCGAGAATGACTGAAGATCAGAAACCGATGCGCGCCGTGCGCAGTTTTGTCCTGCGCGCAGGGCGCATGACCGAAGGCCAGCAGCGTGGGCTGGACGAAGCCTGGCCCGAGCTGGGGCTGGAGGTCGCCGCCGGCATGATCGATCCTGCGGCCCTGTTCGGTCGCGAAGCCCCCCTGGTGCTGGAAATCGGCTTTGGCATGGGGGATTCGCTGTTGCAGATGGCGCGCCAGATGCCGGAGAAAAATTACATCGGTATCGAGGTGCATCGTCCGGGTGTCGGCCGCCTGCTGAACAATGTTCGCACC from Marinobacterium aestuarii includes these protein-coding regions:
- the thiS gene encoding sulfur carrier protein ThiS, which gives rise to MRIVLNGDTMELRDDCSLADLVEQLGLVGKRFAAEVNMEIVPRSQHVALRLNDGDQIEIVQAIGGG
- a CDS encoding thiazole synthase; translation: MSEQLRHDPLIIAGKEYSSRLLVGTGKYRDLDETRRAIEASGAQIVTVAVRRTNIGQNRDEPNLLDAVSPEKYTILPNTAGCYTAEDAVRTCKLARELMDGHDLVKLEVLGDQKTLYPNIVETLKGAEMLVKDGFKVMVYTNDDPIVAKQLEEMGCIAVMPLGSLIGSGLGILNPHNIRLIMEAANVPILVDAGVGTASDAALAMEMGCAGVLMNTAIAGARDPLLMASAMRKAIEAGREAYLAGRMPRKKYASASSPMDGII